Proteins from a genomic interval of Diospyros lotus cultivar Yz01 chromosome 6, ASM1463336v1, whole genome shotgun sequence:
- the LOC127804702 gene encoding probable aquaporin NIP-type gives METKADGTHGEISRLEEGDAGVPSGQESKSRFGFCTSTSVITMTQKVVAEVIGTFFVIFSGCGAVVVNKLYGGKITHPGVSATWGLTVMVMVYSVGHISGGHFNPAVTICFAAFRQFPLWEVPFYIVAQLMGSIIASGTLALMFSVTHEAFFGTVPAGSDAQSFVIEIVISFLLMFVISGVSTENTAVGDLAGVAIGMTIMLNVLVAGPVSGASMNPARSIGPAIVKSVYKGLWVYILGPVIGTLAGRFAYNLIKLTDTPMRELTKSFSKV, from the exons ATGGAGACAAAGGCCGACGGGACCCATGGAGAGATCTCTAGACTAGAAGAAGGTGACGCCGGCGTTCCCTCCGGCCAAGAGTCCAAGAGCAGATTTGGCTTTTGCACCTCAACCTCAGTTATCACCATGACCCAGAAG GTGGTTGCTGAGGTGATCGGCACATTCTTTGTGATCTTCTCAGGCTGCGGAGCCGTCGTCGTCAACAAGCTCTACGGTGGCAAAATTACGCATCCGGGCGTCTCTGCGACGTGGGGTTTGACAGTGATGGTCATGGTCTACTCAGTCGGCCATATTTCTGGCGGCCACTTCAACCCTGCCGTCACCATTTGCTTCGCCGCATTCCGCCAGTTCCCATTGTGGGag GTGCCTTTCTACATAGTGGCTCAATTAATGGGTTCGATCATTGCGAGTGGGACTCTTGCCCTCATGTTCAGCGTAACTCACGAAGCTTTCTTTGGTACCGTTCCGGCGGGATCTGATGCCCAATCTTTTGTAATCGAAATCGTCATCTCTTTCCTTCTTATGTTCGTCATCTCCGGCGTTTCCACAGAGAATACGGCg GTAGGAGACCTGGCCGGAGTTGCCATTGGAATGACGATAATGTTAAACGTCCTGGTCGCCGG GCCAGTTTCTGGAGCGTCGATGAACCCGGCAAGGAGCATTGGACCGGCCATTGTGAAGAGTGTTTACAAGGGGCTGTGGGTGTACATATTGGGGCCAGTGATCGGAACCCTAGCCGGACGATTTGCTTATAACTTGATCAAACTGACTGATACCCCTATGCGTGAATTGACAAAGAGCTTCTCGAAAGTCTAG